One Bacteroidota bacterium DNA segment encodes these proteins:
- the tsaB gene encoding tRNA (adenosine(37)-N6)-threonylcarbamoyltransferase complex dimerization subunit type 1 TsaB, translated as MAYLLHIETATQVCSVALSLDGRVLSCLESHEKNSHSAVLTLLINELLNQEGMAYSELDAVAVSMGPGSYTGLRIGVSAAKGFCYALDIPMISVPTLQSMAAGASGLPGIQPGSLLCPMIDARRMEVYTAVFNQNLQEVMETQAMIVTENSFLEYLADYPICFIGDGAAKTRDILEKLPNVFYPAGFEVSAKFMCGLSWKKFLEKDFEDVAYFEPYYLKDFIAGKPRVRGL; from the coding sequence GTGGCTTATCTGCTTCATATTGAGACTGCAACACAGGTTTGTTCCGTCGCCTTATCCCTGGATGGCAGAGTTCTGTCATGCCTTGAAAGCCATGAGAAGAACTCACATTCTGCAGTTTTAACCCTATTAATCAATGAACTTCTTAACCAGGAAGGGATGGCATATTCTGAGTTGGATGCTGTTGCCGTCAGCATGGGTCCGGGCTCTTATACCGGCCTCAGGATAGGGGTTTCTGCTGCCAAAGGATTTTGTTATGCACTTGATATTCCAATGATTTCGGTTCCTACATTGCAATCCATGGCGGCTGGAGCTTCTGGTCTTCCGGGAATACAGCCGGGATCATTATTATGTCCTATGATCGATGCCCGTCGTATGGAGGTTTATACGGCAGTGTTTAACCAAAACCTTCAGGAGGTAATGGAAACACAGGCTATGATCGTTACGGAAAACTCATTCCTGGAGTATCTTGCAGATTACCCCATATGTTTTATTGGAGACGGTGCAGCTAAAACACGCGACATCCTGGAAAAACTGCCCAACGTATTTTATCCCGCTGGTTTTGAGGTCTCAGCAAAATTTATGTGCGGCCTGTCGTGGAAAAAATTCCTGGAAAAAGACTTTGAAGATGTAGCTTATTTCGAACCGTATTACCTGAAAGATTTTATTGCCGGGAAACCCCGTGTAAGAGGCTTATAA
- a CDS encoding cation diffusion facilitator family transporter has protein sequence MGRNHPEPVSGRNLVITVFLNLAITIAEVIGGILSNSLALLSDALHNLSDTIALFIAWIANKISRRASNDRKTFGYKRVEILAAFLNSLVLILVSVFLFIEAVKRFMDPEPIRGQIMFIVATAGLAANLISVLILRKDSGKNINIRSAYLHLLSDTLSSVAVIIGGILIYFFDLFWIDPLVTVLISLYILRETWFVFRETVDILMQGTPRGMSLNKIKAEVEKIPGIANVHHVHLWNLNDSLIHFECHVIVSENIRVSDTKPILETIERMLMDQFGITHITVQFEYNVDHERSSISERL, from the coding sequence ATGGGGCGAAATCATCCTGAACCGGTCAGTGGGAGAAACCTTGTAATAACAGTGTTCCTTAACCTGGCAATTACCATTGCCGAGGTTATAGGAGGTATATTGTCCAACAGCCTGGCCCTGTTGTCCGATGCTCTTCACAACCTCAGTGATACCATTGCTTTATTCATTGCCTGGATCGCAAACAAAATATCCAGGCGGGCCTCCAACGACAGGAAAACATTCGGATACAAACGGGTCGAGATCCTGGCCGCTTTCCTGAATTCCCTGGTTCTTATTCTGGTTTCCGTTTTTCTTTTCATCGAAGCCGTCAAACGCTTTATGGACCCCGAGCCCATCAGGGGCCAGATCATGTTTATCGTAGCAACCGCCGGACTGGCAGCCAATCTGATCAGCGTATTAATCCTGAGAAAAGATTCGGGGAAAAACATAAATATCCGGTCAGCCTATCTTCACCTGCTTTCCGATACTCTGTCATCGGTTGCCGTAATCATAGGAGGCATCCTGATCTATTTCTTCGACCTGTTCTGGATTGACCCGCTGGTCACGGTTCTGATAAGCCTTTATATTCTCCGGGAAACATGGTTTGTGTTCCGTGAAACGGTGGATATTCTGATGCAGGGCACACCTCGTGGAATGAGCCTGAATAAAATCAAAGCCGAGGTTGAAAAAATCCCGGGGATAGCCAACGTCCATCATGTTCATCTCTGGAATCTGAATGACAGCCTCATTCATTTTGAATGTCATGTTATTGTTTCTGAGAACATCAGGGTTTCAGATACAAAGCCCATTTTGGAAACAATAGAACGCATGTTGATGGATCAGTTTGGCATAACGCATATAACTGTACAGTTCGAATACAACGTGGATCATGAAAGGTCTTCTATATCGGAACGCTTATAA